AGACCAAAGTAAAGCCATGATCAAACGTCATAACACACCACAAAATGTTAATTTGAAGTTGCCTAAATGTGAGCCAAGCATCTGGAATGAAATTCCGGGCAAGACCCGGGTCAATGATGTAAAATTTCAGTCCACTGAAGCCCTGTTAATTGCTTCTGTGAACTGTCAGCTGGAGGTGGCCGAGACTCTATTGAAAACCAAATCAGAGAAACAAGTGATCACTACATGCCTAGATGGTATAACTTTAGCTATGGCTTCTAATTATGAGTTAAACCTAAGACGAAGGGATGCCATGagaccccattttaagagcgaGTTTGCTAAAGGTCTGTGTAGCTCAACAAATCCCGCAGATGAGTTCTTGTTTGGGGGAGATACAGCTAAACGAATAAAAGAGATAGCAGAGCTGAACAAGAATAAAGTATGCAAAGCTCAGCCATCAAGGCCACAAGGAAGAGGTCAGAGATTCTCTCCATATCCACAAAGAGGATTTCGATGTTACATCAGGGGAAGAGGTAGAGCCTTTCGTGGTCTTGGCTCTGGTCCCTCTGGCtatcaacagcagcagcagcagtattTTCAGCATGCGCCCCAGTCACAAAAGAAGTCGGGCTCCAGGGCCAATCAAAATTGGTATGTAAATTATGAATGTGACACTGTAAAAGCGAAAATAAGTAACCAGCCTCCTTTTAAGGCTGGAAACACAAggaattgtatttttgaatggCAAAAGCTGTCATCAGATCCTGAAGTACTAGATTTTGTCCAACATTGCCATATAGAATTTACTGATAGTCCTTGTAAGTATAGTACGTATGGGCAGGGACATTTTAATAGTCAACAACAATTAGTTATAGATTCTGAAGTTGGGAAACTGTTGCAACTCGGTGTCATAAGTCAATCAGTACATGAGCAAGAGGAATGCTTGTCTCCAAGTTTTGTGGTTCCCAAACCCGATGGCTCCCACAGgcttattttcaattttaagagtTGTAATGAAGCTGTTCTTTTTAGGCATTTCAAGATGGATACTTTAAGCACAGTTATCAATTTAATCAGACCAGGTGTCTATATGGCCTCTCTTGATCTAAAGCATGCTTATTACACCATCCCTATTGCAGCAGAGCATAGAAAATACTTGAAGTTTGTTTGGGGAGGACAACTGTATGAATTTCAATCCTTGCCCATGGGTTTGACCAGTTCACCCAGAATTTTCACTAAGATAATGAAACCAGTCTTAGCCTCCCTCAGACAAAAAGGATACACTAATAGCGGTTACACAGATGATTTTTATCTGCAAGGGGCTGATTTTGTTGATTGTTGCAACAATGTTAAGGACACCGTTGATTTATTTCTGCGCTTAGGGTTTTTCATTCACCCAGAAAAATGTATCTTGACACCCACTCAGGAGATCACATTTC
The genomic region above belongs to Montipora capricornis isolate CH-2021 chromosome 8, ASM3666992v2, whole genome shotgun sequence and contains:
- the LOC138059570 gene encoding uncharacterized protein, giving the protein AALSNQLYWNRVQQNRAILESLERLNQNFAAFSEYQYPENDYSHEKVDEVGERSNVSSPVDIHQEVNAIVNPVNDSEDIESPQDKLRNDESDIVDYDSQLDLNIDTKGPKINDKVAGVVNKLCLQRISQDQSKAMIKRHNTPQNVNLKLPKCEPSIWNEIPGKTRVNDVKFQSTEALLIASVNCQLEVAETLLKTKSEKQVITTCLDGITLAMASNYELNLRRRDAMRPHFKSEFAKGLCSSTNPADEFLFGGDTAKRIKEIAELNKNKVCKAQPSRPQGRGQRFSPYPQRGFRCYIRGRGRAFRGLGSGPSGYQQQQQQYFQHAPQSQKKSGSRANQN